The nucleotide window CTTAAGATTGCTGTTGCCAAACAAGGCGAGTTTATATACGCTACAAAACGTGGAATTGTGCGGTTACCAATTGTTAAATTTCAAGCATATAGTATTaatgcgaaaaataaaaatatttatcgattttgGCATGAGAGGTTAGGTCATATGTATAAGCAAGGGATAATTgttagaaataaaaagaaagaacCTATTCAGTGACAATaatcaataattaataatttagagTTGTCAGATGAGATATGTGAACCTTGTTTGAATGGGAAACAAGCTAGGCCAccattcaaacaatttaaagataaaagtTATATTAAAAGACCTCTGTTTGTAGTACatacagccttggccaaaagtattatGCACCCCACTAAATactgaattttttcttttaacaagtgaaataattaagttttattagtaaaacagtgaaagtacaatgaattagtgataataacattaaaaaatatatatatatatttatgaatttcttaaaaatgactatttttagttttagctgaatttttttttaatactgttaatattccaaaatttattCGTTTAATCAACAGTTAAACACCCATGAAGAAGAAgtgaaagattaaagattatgccacatacatatatcttataatgaaGGTGATaacagtttaaataaatatatattgaattcaCATACTATTTTTAACGATGTCCCAAATACAtttgatgaaataaaatttagaaacgaTAAATCTTTTTGGGAGGAAGCCATTAAAGCAGAGTTGAGGGctcatgaaataaataatacttgGAAAATTACTAAGAAGCCAGAAATCAAAAACATTGTTGACAGTAGATGGGtgttttctattaaatataatgaactCGGGATCccataaaatataaagcaaGACCAGTTGCACGAGGATTTACTCAAAAGTATCAAGTCGACTATGATGAAACATTTGCTCCTGTTGCTAGGATTTCAAGATTAGCACTAGCAGTTCAATATAATTTGAAGGTCCATCAAATGGATGTAAAAACAGCTTTCCTTAATGGGACgttaaatgaagaaatatatatgcaacTTCCTCAAGGTGTATCATGTAATGGTgaaaaagtatgtaaatttaataaGGCAATTTACGGGCTCATACAAGCAGCTAGATGCtggtttgaaatatttgaaaaagcatTAAAAGAATGTAAATTTTCTAACTCTCCAGTAGAtcgctgtatatacatatatccttgACAGAGGTGATATCaaggaaaacatatatgtacttttatATGTCGATGATGTGGTAATAGCTACAGGGGATATGACAATAATTAATAGTTTCAAGAAGTATTTAATGGAAAAGTTTAGAATGACTGACTTAAATGAAATACGACATTTTATTGGAATAAGAATAGAAATGTTTGAAGATAAAGTCTGTTTAAGCCAGTCCGCTTAtgtaaaaaagaattaattaaatttaatatgtatgatTGCAATTCAGTTAGTACACCTCTACTGAACAAACTAAATTATGAATTACTTAATTCAGATGAAAATTGTAATGCACCATGTCGGAATCTTATTGgttgtttaatgtacataatgCTATGTACACGTCCAGATTTAGCAACTGCTGTAAATATCTTAAGTAGATAtagtagcaaaaataatattgagttaTGGCAATGCTTAAAAATGGTTCTTAGGTAATTGAAGGGAACCATTGatatgaaattgatttttgaaaagaataattttgaaaatatattagttgGTTATGTAGATTCTGACTGGGGtggtagttttttttatttaaagtgttcggttcaaatttaatttgttggaaCACTAAAAGACAAAATTCGGTAGCTGCATCATCAACCGAAGCTGAGTATATGGCCCTATTTGAAGCTGTTAGGGAAGCGTTATGGTTAAAATCTCTTCTAAATAGTGTAAACATCAAACTTAAAGGAcccattaaaatttatgaagacAATCAAGGCTGCATTAGCATAGCAAACAACCCCTCATGTCATAAAAGAGCTAAacatattgatattaaataccaTTTTGATAGAgagcaaattgaaaataatgtgaTTTGTATTGAGTATATTAATTCAGGTAATCAACTCGCGGACATCTTTACCAAACCATTACCTACTTTTCGACCAAACAGTCTTgtggtttatttaattgacttcgCGTCGCGTCGGGGTTaagtgttttgattttttaatatacatattcattattaaaaaagtgaataaagaattaataaacaaaaaagtataaattattcATAATGATAACAAAAAAGTGAGAATGACAAGAAACGTGACAGCAGTAGGAAAGGAAATAAGTCTTTGCGAGGAGGAATTAGATCATTCTGGCACAAAACTCGCAATTTGTACATACTGTACCAGTTGCTATGCCGTTATTATTCTGCATTTTGCTAAGATCTCTCAAATTTGCATTCCCACCCTTATTTGTCGCTGATATTTTATTGAGATTTTCTCTCAATCTCTCTTATGTACTACTGCTTCTCTGCATTACCTCGGTGTTGTGAATTCACTAGTTACTTGTAATACCTGAATTCACTAGTGCAATTCACCAATTCATACCAGCCGTACTGCAGGGTATGTACTTGAATACAGTGAAAGTACGTTCATCAAAAATAACCAATtctattttgttattaattctgataaaaattcaagaTACGTAAAGTAATGtgctttttcatttccatttcagAGAGTTCAAAGAACAATGATAATTTCCTTTTCTATagagataataaataatatgtatagggtctactaaaataaaataagacaagtaagaaagggttaagttcaggtgcaaccgaagATTTTATGTCCtcgcaatttttatactctcgcaacaaagttgcgaaGAGtgtatacagtaatccccgcttaagtgaatGTCGTttgatgttatgtattatatttatggatttaggctgtttaATCCCTGGACGGTCatcctttttttttgtacattaacgTCATCCTTCGTCAATCTGACGACGActtatttcaaatacatttttagcAGGGTGTGAGTCGTAATAATGaaagcgttttatttttttttatttatttatttcattattaataaatacaagtcaaaaataaaaaggaaaattttattcttttaacttaaaattaatgATTCACAGTCTTCTAAAAACATGTTTACAGTGCAAATAAAATAGTTCGTAGTCATTTTGACGAAGGATAACCGTCTAGgtttaattgaacggtgttatcgggCAAAAAATACAGCATATGaacatgtaaattttctcggataattggactcggttaattgtTTTTCCCGCTTAGatggttcaaaatatatgtcatcagAAATCatattccttttaaatttccccaaataatgttgttgaaaaaactaatcttctaatcaacactgtataatttttaataataaatttgaatttttttattttacattgcaactagttctaaaatatttacaaaagaaagacTAACAAGCAACTTGAGTATgatataaattattacaaaaatactctGAGAGTATTGGCTAATTTAAAAGATCGCTGGGTTTTACGCGTTTTTGTCGTCTTGGTAGTCCATCTCTAGAAGTTAACATGACTACTCCTTCGTTACAATGCTTTAGCAACCTGGCTTTAtgtgttgctgcaatttttaatatttcagcgtTAACTGAGTTTACGTTTAGATCACGCTCTATATCAGCACATGTACAATGCCAAGGCGCTTTAACAATAAGCcttagtattttgttttggaattgttggatgactttcttattatttgcgTTAGTACATCCCCAGAGTTGCGCACCATAGCTCCATATCGGTCTGAGTACTTGTTTATAGATAAGTAACTTATTTCCGATGGATAACACTGATTTGTTACCAATTagaaatttgaataacaaatatacatatatatatatatataaataaatagattcatagatacctatgtaagtacataaaattattattgatttttttcctataaaaacttttgaaatatttgaaaaactttaagtgcacatatggtgggtttaagaggttgaaaacatgagtacgtttaaacttttttaaaatgtatacagtcatatacagtatactctcgaaaagtaaattctcagaaagtaaataatcgcggaaaagttaatcacctttaagattacacatgcacctcgaaaaagtaaattttttaatttacttttcagagagtgtgataaaaaattcgaaacgaagcaagcagcgttttctacgatgttgcaaaaacacttactctcttgatccactggtttaaaaatgaaaacgatgcaaatcaggtgtcagactttttgaactgtcgtacaaaaatggtcagaaaatatattgcaaaagaaaaaaaaaaaaacaaaagaatattcaagattacacgggatttttttaattcaacaaattgttcaattaattccccattaattcaattaatactGTAAAAagaattcatgttttatgaaaaaatggaaaacattctcaaaattGAAGACTATAGTGTTCTtactggtttttttttttttcttgcacaCCTACACAGTctcaattcctctcgtgccgatcACTGTTTAAGAGCCTCCGCTTAAGTGCATTTCCCGCATAAAtccctgtaatatttaagccacaaatacaaaattgtttgcaattttcctcttttaactGCGACAGCGTGGCGCCGATTTTTGAATACAAAGTAAATACTGTTATAAATGTGAGCTATCctggaataatatttaataattttgacattttagtattgtcatttgtaaagtatatttcaaaatggGCCGCCCGACAAATATTGAAGTGCGCGAGTTAGTCCTAAGTATTATAAAGACGTCGCGTAAATGATGAAACTGAGTTAAGGAACTATTCGGCATATTATTGAACGTTATGTCCGTGAAAATCGTatcgcaaataaaaattaatcggatcataataatatatttaacgaAAGTGATTCCCGTTGGATAGAACGGAAAATACGAGGAAACTCCCAATTAAGTGCTCCAGCAAAGTCCAAAATAAACCATACTCGAAAGTGCAAGGTTGAAGGTTGCAAACGAACAGTTATCTCTGGTCGAGACCAACGGTCTGATACACTTAGTCGAGACCCATGGCTAGGCCTATGCCTATGtgtttacatacatttgtatggaaATACGTGTTGTATTTatgctcatatacatatgtacaatatacatagatacatttttgaaatttcttaccTCTCGATTTGGTTTGGGCATACTCTGAACTacctgaaaaataaaaatgaaactcGTATGCggcttttaaaatgaaatacaacgcattccttttcattcattttttgatttatttaggagcatatcgtcacctaaaatgcaaaaggccgtaactaacaaaaaattcaaaattgactttttgattgattatgaaGTACTTAACCGAAACACGTGTACACATCAAATTTTACATGCATACGTCCAAAAATAACGACTTTATAGGCGAGAATCAGAAGGCCGcaactacaacttcaacaatttcataaaccaaaaagccgtaactacCCTTTTTTCATTCTCTTTGATTCAATTTCAATGTGACACATTGTGTTATCCGTAATTACAgttgttttcattatctttcattctttatcaaattgtgttattttgttttgcCTTTCTTCAATACAAGCAAAAAATCCGGAGAGCCAACTGTTAGTATGATCCGTGCCTTGGCATATGATCCATctggaataatttattataaaacaaatatcaacgACGATTATAACGTTTTGCCACAacgtacaaaacaaaaatttaggaACATCGAACCTTCACAGTTACATTCCGAAAGAATATCAATATCCAAAAAGAAATGGGAACACCTGCAggaacttaaatttttacttccgGCTGACTGCCATAGCTTTTATGATAATATACCCTTTTCATCTTAAACCTATTCTAATTTGCTATTTGTATTGcgggttttgttgttttcaaatgaagtattttttttttcttaaccaGTTTAAGTTAACTTGatttaatttgtgttaaaatacttacaataaatagatacaaaaagacataacttgttaaaaacttttttagttacagcctaaaagcacatttttttattttaaccattgctttcattttcaagtagttacggctttttggtttcagaaaaaTAGAGTTCAAAAGGCCGTAacaaacatttcttaaaaactgcttttttcccattaattaatttttcactattATAAGAATCACAActcctttgaatttctataaaaaactgAGAAATTTGTAGGTGGCTTGTCTCAGGGTTTCGTAAATGTGAATCAATATACCACGCTTATGTAAAACGATTTTTAACGCAAAAGTCTTATTAAAGAGAATTCttgaataatttcattaatataatttaatttcctcAGTAAAATCTGTTTACTCCAATTTTCGGTCAATAAGCTTTGACActgatataaatacatatgtatgattaagagaaaaactataatattaacaatatcagtttaaaatggaatatatacataattgccTCTTATctgtataaaatatcaaaatttctttaaaatcttcGGGCATTGCATGCAAAAGTTCTTAAGGTCATCTCATAACGTTGAAGATAAGCTCAATATCAAGTATTTTCCTAAATTTTTCCAAATCTCAACTATAAACAAGTAATTAAgggttcattttaattttatattctcgcaagttatttatgcattattattaaataacacacaattcgtcctatatattcggcatagagTCCACTACAATATCAAGAATtatgatatatagtatatttcggCATTTTCACCACACACCTACAACATAACCGAGATTTTacaatcacttaattttgctaatatatcTCACACATTAACTGATATACAACATATATGGTATACAGCACACCGTAAGTTTATGTATATTAGGTATAAGGGAGCTACAGGAAGTATTAACCCGATTATGTCCAATTTTGCACACTATTATAACCaatttcggtgattttaagaAGGGTGATGTCACTTCACTGTTgcttaatttattaattgctaAGTGAACGCATCTGATGGTCtgcaaaattgtggtatatgggaaatggttcgaaccgaatttcgttaaaATTGATCCAGCAGTtattaagatatggtttttggaccATAAGTAGGTGGAGCCACgctcatttcaaattttgtatagcaatttgagtgcagcccatctgtaccatctttaccatgaaatttgaggtttctggttgttttccttactgaattaaagcatttttagtagttttcaacagaacctttgtatgggaggtaggtgtagttataatccgattccaTCCTTCTTTAGGCTGTCTACGGAAATGCTTAAAGAAAACGACTCTGGAGAATTTGGTTGatacagctttagtagtttacgagatatctacaaaaaattttttagagGGCGAAGCCACTCgcgatatctaaatttttattcaagttatcgctttcacggacagatggacagacggacggacagacatccggatttcaactccactcgtcatcctgatcatttatgtatgtatgtatatataaccctatatctaactcgtttagttttgggtgttataaacaaccgttatttgaacaaaactataatatatttacaattaacaTAACACCTGCGGAGAAACATTGACGCAGTAATATTCATTGATGAAGAATGGTAAATTTTAGAGAATTTACTGTAGATTGACAACTCATTGGATCAGAAGtcagtaaataataaattatcgttAAATATAGTACACAGTGGTACATTAACACAATTCAACACaatgcttacatatatacaagtacatacatatgtatgtacatatttatgtatataatgtacGTTCAAGTCAGTTGGAAGAATTGAAGCAGAATgctaaaaagtaaaaacaaacactTTGCGTCAAGCGCCCGCAAAACGTCGCAGAaacgaaaaattatttgtttatcatTACTACGTGACTGTTTTCTAAATCAAGGCAGCAATCCCAAAGTTAAAGATGCTCTATGTGAAGTTGTATGTAGATATACGCAATCTGCGTGGACATTCCCAAATTGATACCACGACCTTCTGCCAATGTAGCAgagtaaataattttgtattgattGCGGATTTCACTCTCGTCACTGGATTAATAAGTAGCACTGTCATTCGCTTGTTCGCTTGTACTTCATTATCGTACCTGAATGCGTGagcttagaaatatatttatgtatgtgtgtatgtacatatgtatttaatactattacttgtttttattattcgaaGAACTTAACTTCAATTAAATGGTAATTGTTTGATTTCTACAATTGGCGTTTCGAAAACAACTAGgcacatactatacatatatgtatgtatgcatatcccATAATTTTCTTCCACCGtcgaataaattatttgtaacaAGTACAGTATCACAAGCGGTAAAACTTAGTTCgttcttttatttattctattctattatGCTTCATCGACCATTAGTTTTTTCGTTCGCACTAATACACGATTATTGAAATCATACATTTTTCTAAAGTTAAGTAAAGTGTTCATTAGACTAGAATTTATCTGCAATTGACTAAAAGACAAGAATTTATTCGAAATTGTCTCCAATGTCAGTGTTAAATATTTTGTCATGATCATTTGTCGACgttttcatatgtatgtacaatgtatGTGTAAAATTGTTGCCATTTTCAGAATGTGTCATTCAGTGGGACTTAAACGGCATACACTGcaaacatgtgtatatatgtatgtacatacgtaaccATTATTTGAATCACAATTTGAAtcacaacatttttttctaataaatatgcctgtgttacatgatttatgcaatccataagtgcaatatcatattttttgtttgcctccataagatatagagggactcttttaaaattctgcctcgatagtaaaattttaaattttgtattatgctctggtcgaaaagttcgatttatggatgaaattttgtatgaaatttgaattctattgccaaattaagagttcgagttatagaagttcgagttatggaagttccactgtatatgtatgtatatgaatatgtgtaCATTCCTCGgcgttttcaatataaaagccAGAAGCTTAGAATTTCAATTAGTTTCAATTGACAATTCCTCAAGGCAATCACCAAAGCCCAGCTAACGAAAAATGCGAAATCTGTTGCGAATCGATCAAGTGTTACGACAGCGGTTAATTTTACTTTTGATTGTCATATGCGCCATTATAGACTGGCTGGTCCCGCTTCGGTCAGCTGAAGCAGTCGCCGTATCCGATTCGCATCTGGACTTGAAAgtgttttactttatttatggtccAAAATATTATGATCCGCGCAGAGACTTTTCCAAATAGTAATTCAATTCGAGTGTTGTTTTCAGAAGTACTTATAAGTACTAATTTATAAGTGTAAACATAAGTATGACtcaatatatgaatattatactTTTACATGATATATGAATTAATGATGAAGATAAAATATGAAGATATCCATGTATGTGCATTCTTAGTTCAAATTATAGTTAGTGTTAATTAATCgacaaacaaaatgaaatgaagttgaCAATCGATATACCGCATTTACAAATGTACATCGTAAGGTGAAAAAATGTGATGTACTTTTTTATCGCATGTCACATAATATATAGCATGCGAAAATTCACTTTCTATCCTATAAAAGTATTGTCACCGATTATGGACTATTGTGGGAAATTGTTtcagtaatttataaaaaactaattgTCTCCAATATAACAAAAGTGTTTGGAGATCCGTATGTCAATTCATAGAAGCCTCCAGTGGCAGAAATTTCGGCTACTGCTATAAAGGAATGAATAACATATTGAGCTACTAGGTTTGTTTGCTATCTACCAGCAGAGGACGCTCTACATTAGCCGAAATGAAAACCGTTGGGTGCATATCTGTGTTAATTAGTGTATAGCACATTGTGGTCACTTCGAAAGCGAGCGAATGGTGAATTCCCTACTTCAACTCAACTGTCATTCGCATTCGgattcgcgagctatgtagtttctgTTTTAGTAGTGACTCATTAAATGCGACTTTTTAAACGATTGGATCTTAGCGAACGCTATGTAATatctaaaatttcatttttgtttactttttgttttatttttagtttactaCAAGTCTCTTTTAGCTGCGTTCATACTGATTCTGAAACACATTCCTAAATTATCTAATAAGGAGGTGTGAgagtaaaaagtaaaatgaaacaaACAATTTCTTCTCGGGTCGTGAAAGAGGATGCTTTAACTTTGAAAAATTGCGGTTATTCAAGAAAACATAACAAAGAACAGTCAAAACATTTCTATGTCCACATATTTAAATCGTAATCCTGAGAACTTGTCATCACAATGTCTAAAAGAGACCAGGATCTATCAATGCAAGACACTTTCAAATAAGCCAAAACTAGTTAAGCCATTTTTAACTTAGTTTGAAAATCGAAGAGATCATAGCCGAAACCGAAACCGAAGAAATCTCGTACAAAGATGAGCGCAGTGATAAGACTTCTGtggtaaaaaatcaaattagaaCAGGTGTCATGTCTACTTGCTATCAATATGCTGAAGAAAACCTGGTTGCAATAGATGATACCTTCACTCTTCGGTGACCTAGAGCGTCGAccttgaaatatattataaaatcacaataaaatttatattttgtcctACTCTAAAGATGACTGCTTTTGATTATTTTACGGcttttataacgggtgatttttttgaggttaggattttcatgtattagtatttgacagatcacgtgggatttcagacatggtgtcaaagagaaagatgctcagtatgctttgacatttcatcatgaatagacttactaacgagcaacgcttgcaaatcattgaattttattaccaaaatcagtgttcggttcgaaatgtgtttcgcgctttacgtccgatttatggtctacataatcgaccaagtgagcaaacaattaatgcgattgtgaccaagtttcgcactcagtttactttattggacattaaaccaaccacacgaatgcgtacagtgcgtacagaagagaatattgcgtctgtttctgagagtgtggctgaagaccgtgaaatgtcgattcgtcgccgttcgcagcaattgggtttgtgttattcgaccacatggaagattttacgcaaagatcttggtgtaaaaccgtataaaatacagctcgtgcaagaactgaagccgaacgatctgccacaacgtcgaattttcagtgaatgggccctagaaaagttggcagaaaatccgcttttttatcgacaaattttgttcagcgatgaggctcatttctggttgaatggctacgtaaataagcaaaattgccgcatttggggtgaagagcaaccagaagccgttcaagaactgcccatgcatcccgaaaaatgcactgtttggtgtggtttgtacgctggtggaatcattggaccgtattttttcaaagatgctgttggacgcaacgttacggtgaatggcgatcgctatcgttcgatgctaacaaactttttgttgccaaaaatggaagaactgaacttggttgacatgtggtttcaacaagatggcgctacatgccacacagctcgcgattctatggccattttgagggaaaacttcggagaacaattcatctcaagaaatggacccgtaagttggccaccaagatcatgcgatttaacgcctttagactattttttgtggggctacgtcaagtctaaagtctacagaaataagccagcaactattccagctttggaagacaacatttccgaagaaattcgggctattccggccgaaatgctcgaaaaagttgcccaaaattggactttccgaatggaccacctaagacgcagccgcggtcaacatttaaatgaaattatcttcaaaaagtaaatgtcatgaaccaatctaacgtttcaaataaagataataaattttatgcgttttttttttaaaaaaagttatcaagctcttaaaaaatcaccctttacatggTTTCAGGTGAAGTTCTCATTACAGGAAGAATTGTTTTGTGAATAAGCGGAATCGTTTAGTGTAATGTAGCTCGATACGGATAAGATAGGTATTTTAGGTATGGTAATGACGATATGTGGTCATATGATCTATAGTATAGGTTAATTAGAAGCCAAATGTAAATGCAATCAAATTCAATCATCAAGAAAACGGATACCACTACAATTCGTTAGTGACGTTGTCTTTTCAATCTTGATGTTGCTGCTTCTAAGAAAGATAAGAGATggtaaaatatagattaaaattaaaaatattattttaaaattgttagttgaaacccagatcatttatttatttacataatatgcGCGGATTTACATATAAGACcgtgtatgtaggtatattgatattaataaaagttatttatatttaataatgtttACACTTATTGTAAACTTTGAACTTTTCGTTCT belongs to Zeugodacus cucurbitae isolate PBARC_wt_2022May chromosome 6, idZeuCucr1.2, whole genome shotgun sequence and includes:
- the LOC128922466 gene encoding uncharacterized protein LOC128922466; the protein is MNRLTNEQRLQIIEFYYQNQCSVRNVFRALRPIYGLHNRPSEQTINAIVTKFRTQFTLLDIKPTTRMRTVRTEENIASVSESVAEDREMSIRRRSQQLGLCYSTTWKILRKDLGVKPYKIQLVQELKPNDLPQRRIFSEWALEKLAENPLFYRQILFSDEAHFWLNGYVNKQNCRIWGEEQPEAVQELPMHPEKCTVWCGLYAGGIIGPYFFKDAVGRNVTVNGDRYRSMLTNFLLPKMEELNLVDMWFQQDGATCHTARDSMAILRENFGEQFISRNGPVSWPPRSCDLTPLDYFLWGYVKSKVYRNKPATIPALEDNISEEIRAIPAEMLEKVAQNWTFRMDHLRRSRGQHLNEIIFKK